The following coding sequences lie in one Apium graveolens cultivar Ventura chromosome 1, ASM990537v1, whole genome shotgun sequence genomic window:
- the LOC141663216 gene encoding cytochrome P450 CYP736A12-like: MILSVAFSFLFLVLGAALWWILDTRQRKLLPPGPRGFPIVGSLFNLGTLPHRTFHDLSNKYGPIMSLRMGSVPAIVVSSPEAAQLFLKTHDSNFAVRPQMEAVAHMSYGNNGISFTNGTYWRHVRKFVVQELLAPAKINSFQGMRREEVALVVEEIKKAAVAGEVVNVSDKVGSLIENMTFRFLLGRSKDDRFDLKGIMTEAFTLAGQFNLADFVPFLKPFDLQGLTRKYKESSKKLDAMLELIIDEHEQNLNTGNNRDIVDEMIILSRNDSSVNHRELAKLIDRSSIKSIMIDIITAAIDTSFTSIEWILTELMRHPSAMKKCQDELASVVGLDKMVEETDIPKLEYLNMVVKEGMRLHPIVPLLGPHEAKEDIVINGYHIPQKSRIIVNAWAIGRDAKVWGDKVLEFIPERFAESKIDLRGRDFELLPFGSGRRGCPGMQLGLLSVQFVLAQLLHCFDWELPLGKSIDDLDMTEQFGLTIPRLEHLLLVPNIRVKAA; this comes from the exons ATCGTACTTTCCATGACTTATCCAACAAGTATGGTCCTATTATGTCTTTACGCATGGGTTCTGTTCCCGCCATAGTTGTGTCCTCTCCCGAGGCTGCTCAACTTTTCCTTAAAACTCATGACAGCAATTTTGCTGTGCGGCCACAAATGGAGGCTGTTGCACATATGTCATACGGTAACAATGGCATTAGCTTCACCAACGGTACATACTGGAGGCATGTCAGAAAATTTGTTGTGCAAGAGCTTTTAGCTCCAGCAAAAATTAATTCATTTCAAGGGATGAGACgagaggaggttgccttagttgTGGAGGAAATTAAGAAAGCTGCGGTCGCTGGTGAGGTGGTGAATGTCAGTGATAAGGTGGGGTCTTTGATTGAGAACATGACCTTTAGGTTTCTTTTGGGACGAAGCAAAGATGATCGATTTGATCTTAAGGGCATCATGACCGAAGCCTTCACTTTGGCCGGACAGTTTAATCTTGCAGACTTTGTGCCCTTCCTAAAACCATTTGATCTCCAG GGATTGACTCGAAAGTACAAGGAATCTAGCAAGAAACTTGATGCAATGTTGGAGCTAATTATTGATGAGCATGAGCAAAATTTGAACACAGGCAATAACCGAGACATTGTCGATGAAATGATTATACTGTCTAGAAATGACTCTTCTGTCAACCATCGAGAGTTGGCCAAACTGATTGACAGATCCAGCATCAAGTCCATCATGATTGATATCATCACAGCGGCTATTGACACCTCGTTCACATCAATTGAATGGATATTAACAGAATTAATGAGACATCCGAGCGCCATGAAAAAGTGTCAAGATGAGCTAGCTTCCGTTGTTGGACTTGATAAAATGGTGGAGGAGACGGATATACCAAAACTAGAATACCTTAACATGGTCGTGAAAGAAGGCATGAGATTACACCCGATTGTACCATTACTTGGTCCCCACGAAGCTAAAGAGGATATTGTGATTAATGGATACCATATCCCTCAGAAGTCACGAATAATCGTTAATGCATGGGCTATAGGAAGGGATGCTAAGGTGTGGGGTGATAAGGTTCTAGAATTCATTCCGGAGAGGTTTGCAGAGAGTAAAATAGACCTCCGAGGACGTGATTTTGAGCTCCTACCATTTGGATCGGGTAGAAGAGGGTGTCCAGGTATGCAACTAGGGTTGCTCAGTGTTCAATTTGTGTTGGCTCAGTTGCTTCATTGTTTTGATTGGGAGTTGCCACTCGGAAAATCAATTGATGACTTGGATATGACTGAGCAGTTTGGCCTAACAATTCCTCGACTCGAACACTTGCTTTTGGTGCCAAATATTCGCGTTAAAGCAGCATAA